The sequence TACCCATACCACCAAAAATCACATTAGAAGCAGTTACTGCAACTCTGTCTGATTCGGCAAAAGCAATCTGATCCAGTGGCAAAACACTTAAATACATCAGATTGGCAGAAACATAAATAAGCGTCACAATTAAAGTACCCAGAAACAGACTTAGTCCAATATTTTTTTGTGGATTTTTAATTTCACCTGCAATAAATGTTACATTATTCCAAGCATCACTACTGAATATAGAACCTACCATAGAAGCAGCTATGGCGCCCAATGCACCCGCGCCTAATACAGGGGCAACAATAGCGGCAGACAGTTCCCCAGTTCCCTTGGCCATCGACTTCATGGTAAAAGCATCTGTCCAGTTTGCATTCCATACATCCGAATCAGCCGCCAGTAAAAAACCAAAAACAATTAACCCGAATAAGGACACTAATTTTGTTACAGTAAAAATGGTCTGAATCATTTTCCCACCCTGAACACCTTTAGTATTAATATAGGTTAGCAGGATTATAATAAAGATGGAAACAAACTGAGCAGGATAAATCTTAAAAGGGCCTAGCAAAAAAAGCACATCGGCTTCATTCATTTCCAGGGCCGGAATAAAATAGGCGGCAAACTTACAAAATGCCACTCCCACTGCTGCAATAGTACCAGTTTGAATAACTGAAAAGAAGCTCCATCCATATAAAAAACCGGTAAGTTTATTATAGGACTCTTTTAAATAAACATATTGACCGCCCGCCTTTGGAAACATAGCACTAAGT is a genomic window of Sediminibacterium sp. TEGAF015 containing:
- a CDS encoding APC family permease, translating into MSETTPSFKPTLGLLDATMIVAGSMIGSGIFIVSADITRNVGSAGWLIVVWLLTGFMTLTAALSYGELSAMFPKAGGQYVYLKESYNKLTGFLYGWSFFSVIQTGTIAAVGVAFCKFAAYFIPALEMNEADVLFLLGPFKIYPAQFVSIFIIILLTYINTKGVQGGKMIQTIFTVTKLVSLFGLIVFGFLLAADSDVWNANWTDAFTMKSMAKGTGELSAAIVAPVLGAGALGAIAASMVGSIFSSDAWNNVTFIAGEIKNPQKNIGLSLFLGTLIVTLIYVSANLMYLSVLPLDQIAFAESDRVAVTASNVIFGGMGTYIIAAMIMISTFGCNNGLILAGARVYYTMAQDGLFFKNAAKLNKNSVPEWALWAQCVVACLLCLSGKYGDLLDMVSFIVVIFYVLTIAGIFILRKKRPELPRPYKAIGYPILPAIYMLMGISFCVLLIIYKPQFTWPGLIITLLGIPLYYIAVRNAKK